DNA sequence from the Streptomyces cinnabarinus genome:
TCCTTCAGCTCGAAGGTGTCCCGCAGCCGCATGGCCTTGCCGTCGACGAGGAAGACCTTGTTGCCCCGGTCGTCCTCGATCCAATAGTCGTCACCGATGCCGAGGATCCGGTCGCGTACGAGGAATCTCATGACAGCAGGGGTTCCCCGGCACGCGGTCCGAAACGCCGCCGGTAGTCCGACGGGCTGAGTCCGGTCTCGCGCCGCAGCCGCGCCCGCAGGTTCGCCGCCGTACCGAGCCCGCAGCGCGCCGCCACCACGTCGAGCCGCTCCTCGCCGCGCTCGATCAGCAGGCAGGCCAGCGCCACCCGCTCACCGGTCAGCCAGGCCAGCGGGGTCGTGCCGAGCTGCGTGCGGAAGCGCCGGTGCAGGGTGGCGGGGGACACCGCGGCCCGCGCCGCCAGATCCGCCACGGTCAGCGGTTCGCCCAGCCGCTCCTGCGCCCACGCGATCACCGGGCCCAGTGACTCGTCCGGGATCTCGGGCACCGGCCGCTCCACGAACTGGCGCTGCCCGCCGTCCCGGTGCGCGGCGAAGACGAGCCGCCGGGAGACCGCGTTGGCGATCTCGGCGCCGTGGTCCCGCCGGACGAGGCAGAGCCCCAGATCGAGCGCGGCGGCGCTGCCCGCGGCGGTGAGGATCCGTCCCTCGTCCACGAAGAGCACGTCGGGCTCCAGCCGCACCCGCGGATGCCGTGCCCTGAAGGTGTCGGCCCACATCCAGTGCGTGGTGGCCCGGAGCCCGTCCAGCACCCCGGCCTCGGCGAGCGCGAAGCTGCCCGTGCAGAAGCTCAGCACGCGCGCCCCGCGCGCGTGGGTGCGCCGGATGGCGTCCAGGACGGCGGCGGCACGCGGGACGACATTGTCGGGCCGCCCCGGCACGACGAGGGTGTCGGCACCGTCGACGGCATCCAGTCCGGCCGTCCCGGTCATCGTGAAGAACCCGTGGTTCATGCGCACCTCACGCGTGGGCGTGCACAGCGCCACCTCGTACAGCGGCCCCGGCAGCCCCAGTTCGGGCCGCGGCAGCCCGAACAGCTCGGTGGCGACGCCCACCTCGAAGGGATTGGTGCCCTCGTCGACGATGACGGCGACCCGATGGGCCCGACGGTGCTGAGAGGATCCTTGCGCCATATGCGATTCCTAGCACTCGCGGACCACCGCGGCCACCCCGGACGATGACGGCATGACTCAGCAACGGGAACCCGTCTCCCTGCCCGCCGCCCTCGCCTCCTTCGCCGAGCGGTGGAGCCCCCGCATCGCGACCACGGTCAACGACTACGACGTCCGCGTCACCCACGTCGAGGGCGAGCACCTCTGGCACACCCACGACCACACCGACGAGTTCTTCCTGGTCCTCTCCGGAGAACTCCACATCTCCCTGCGCGAAGGCGCCGGCGAGCGGACGGTCGTCCTGCCGCCCCTGTCCGTCTTCACGGTCCCCCGGGGCACCGAGCACAAGCCCTACGCCCCGGTCCCCACCGACATCCTGCTCCTGGAGCCCTCCGGCACCTCGACGGTCGGCGACCGCCACGAGGACGTCCCGGGCCATGTGGACGTGACCACGGGCCACGCGCTGGGGTGACGCCCTCCGGTTCTGACGATCAGGAGCCGTAACCGTCGTAGCCGTCCCGGCGATGATGGTCCTCGCTGATGACCGGCGTGCTCGGTGGCACCACCACCCGCCTGCGCCGGGCGATGCTGCTGAACGTGGTGACGCCGATCAGGCCGACGATCATGAGGATGATCCCGACCAGGTCGAGATTGACACCCTCCATCTCCCAGTCGGTCGCGAACGCGAGGATGGCTCCCACGGCGATCAGGATGATGCACCCGCCGAGGCCCATGAGTGTCGCCTCCCTCCGGTGGTGGTTCCGGTCGGGAGGCGGGTACCCCCGCGCCCCCGAACTACCCCTCCAGGAACGCCACCAGTACGTTCGCCAGTAGGAACGGGTCGTTCGCGCCGCACAGTTCGCGGGCGCTGTGCATGGAGAGGATGGCCACGCCGATGTCGACGGTGCGGATGCCGTGGCGGGCCGCGGTGATCGGGCCGATGGTGGTGCCGCAGGGCATGGCGTTGTTGGAGACGAAGGACTGGAAGGGGACGCCGGCCCGTTCGCAGGCGGCGGCGAAGACCGCGCGGCCCGAACCGTCCGTGGCGTAGCGGTTGTTGACGTTGACCTTGAGGATGGGGCCGCCGTTGACGCGGGGGTGGTGGGTCGGGTCGTGCCGCTCCGCGTAGTTGGGGTGCACCGCGTGGCCCGTGTCGGAGGACAGGCAGACCGTGCCGGCGAAGGCGCGGGCCTTGTCCTCGTAGGAGCCGCCGCGGGCGAACACCGAACGCTCCAGCACCCCGCCGAGCAGCGGTCCGTCCGCGCCGGTGTCGGACTGGGAGCCGTTCTCCTCGTGGTCGAAGGCGGCGAGGACCGGGATGTAGGGGAGTTCGGCGGTGGAGACCGCCGTCAGTGCGGCCGTCGCCGCGTGCACCGACAGGAGGTTGTCCATGCGCGGACCGGCCAGCAGCTCGCGGTCGCGGCCGAGGTAGGCGGGCGGCTCCACGGAGTGGACCATCAGGTCCCAGCCGGTGACCTCGCCGGGCGCGAGGCCGTTCTCCTGCTCCAGGAAGGCGATCAGATCGCCGTCGCGCACGTCGTCACCGAGCCCCCAGATGGGCTGGAGATGGCGCTGCTTGTCGAGCTTGAGGCCCTCCGAGGAGACCGCGCGGTCCAGGTGGATGGCGAGTTGGGGGACGCGCAGCAGCGGGCGGTCGATGTCGACGAGCCGGGTGGAGGCGTCGCGCAGGGTCAGCCGGCCGGCCAGGCCCAGGTCGCGGTCGAGCCAGGAGTTGAGCAGCGGTCCGCCGTAGATCTCCACGGCCACCTGGCGCCAGCCGTGCGCCCCGGAGTCGGGCAGCGGCTTGACGCGCAGGTTGGGGGAGTCGGTGTGCGCGCCGATGATGCGGAACGGGGTGTGCGGCGCGGCGCCCTCGGGCACGTACCAGGCGACGATCGCGCCGCCGCGGATCACGTACTTGCCGCCGCTCGACCCGTCCCAGGCGTCCGTCTCGGCGACCTGGCGGAACCCGGCCTTCTCCAGCCGCTCGGCGGTGTTCGCCACGGCGTGGTACGGCGACGGACTGGCCGCGAGGAAGGTCATGAGGTCGTCGGTGTGGCCGCGGTCGAAGCGGGAGGGTTCGCTCATGGGGTTCACCTTAACGACGTACCAGGGCCCGCCCCCCGTTGATGGGGAGGGCGGGCCCTGGTGGGAAAGGGGAGTTGTGCCTAGAACGCTGCTTCGTCCAGCTCCATCAGGTCCAGCTCGACGCCCTGGGCGAGCTTGCGCGCGCCGGTGACGCCGGGCAGGACGTTGGCCGCGAAGAACTTCGCCGCCGCGATCTTGCCGGTGTAGAAGGCCTGGTCCTTGGCGGAGGCCGTCTCCAGCTTCTCGGCGGCGACCGCGGCGCCCTTGAGCAGCAGGTAGCCGACGACGACGTCACCGGAGGCCATGAGCAGGCGGGTGGTGTTGAGGCCGACCTTGTAGATGTTCTTGACGTCCTGCTCGGTGGCGGCGAGGTCGGTGAGCATCAGGCCGACGATGGCCTCCAGCTCGACCGCGGCCTTGGCGAGGTGCTCGCGGGCACCGGACAGCTCCTCGCCGCCCGTGCCCAGCGCCAGGAACTTCTTGATGTCCTCGGCGAGGGAGTTCAGCGCGGCGCCCTGGTTGCGGACGATCTTCCGGAAGAAGAAGTCCTGGCCCTGGATCGCGGTGGTGCCCTCATAGAGGGTGTCGATCTTGGAGTCCCGGATGTACTGCTCGATCGGGTACTCCTGGAGGAAGCCGGAGCCGCCGAAGGTCTGGAGCGACTGCGCGAGCTGCTCGTAGCCCTTCTCGGAGCCGTAGCCCTTCACGATCGGCAGGAGCAGGTCGTTCAGCGCGTGCTCGGCCTTGGCGTCCTCGTCCGCGGCTTCCTTGACGGCGATCGCGTCCTGGACCGAGGCGGTGTAGAGCACCAGGGCGCGCATGCCCTCGGCGTACGCCTTCTGCGTCATCAGCGAGCGGCGGACGTCGGGGTGGTGGGTGATGGTGACCTTGGGCGCGGCCTTGTCGCCGAAGGCGGCGAGGTCCGAACCCTGGACGCGCTCCTTGGCGTACTCGAGGGCGTTGAGGTAACCCGTCGACAGCGTGGAGATCGCCTTCGTGCCGACCATCATGCGGGCGAACTCGATGATGCGGAACATCTGGCGGATGCCGTCGTGCTTGTCGCCGATCAGCCAGCCCTTGGCGGGGTGCTGGTCGCCGAAGGTCATCTCGCAGGTGTTGGAGGCCTTGAGGCCCATCTTGTGCTCGACGTTGGTGGCGTAGGCGCCGTTGCGCTCGCCCAGCTCGCCGGTCTCGAAGTCGAAGAGGTACTTCGGGACCATGAAGAGGGACAGGCCCTTGGTGCCGGGGCCGGCGCCCTCGGGACGCGCGAGGACGTAGTGGAGGATGTTCTCCTCCATGTCGTGCTCACCGGAGGTGATGAAGCGCTTCACACCCTCGATGTGCCAGGAGCCGTCCTCCTGCTGGATCGCCTTGGTGCGCCCGGCGCCGACGTCGGAGCCCGCGTCGGGCTCGGTCAGCACCATGGTGGAGCCCCAGGTCCGCTCGACGGCGATCTGGGCGATCTTCTTCTGGACGTCATTGCCCTCGTCGTAGAGGATCCCGGCGAAGGCCGGACCGGAGGAGTACATCCACACGGCC
Encoded proteins:
- a CDS encoding acyl-CoA dehydrogenase, whose protein sequence is MGHYKSNLRDIEFNLFEVLGRDKLYGTGPFAEMDTDTAKSILEEMTRLAENDLAESFTDADRNPPVFDPETNTAPVPASFKKSYKAFMDSEYWRLGLPEGIGGTTAPPSLIWSYAELILGANPAVWMYSSGPAFAGILYDEGNDVQKKIAQIAVERTWGSTMVLTEPDAGSDVGAGRTKAIQQEDGSWHIEGVKRFITSGEHDMEENILHYVLARPEGAGPGTKGLSLFMVPKYLFDFETGELGERNGAYATNVEHKMGLKASNTCEMTFGDQHPAKGWLIGDKHDGIRQMFRIIEFARMMVGTKAISTLSTGYLNALEYAKERVQGSDLAAFGDKAAPKVTITHHPDVRRSLMTQKAYAEGMRALVLYTASVQDAIAVKEAADEDAKAEHALNDLLLPIVKGYGSEKGYEQLAQSLQTFGGSGFLQEYPIEQYIRDSKIDTLYEGTTAIQGQDFFFRKIVRNQGAALNSLAEDIKKFLALGTGGEELSGAREHLAKAAVELEAIVGLMLTDLAATEQDVKNIYKVGLNTTRLLMASGDVVVGYLLLKGAAVAAEKLETASAKDQAFYTGKIAAAKFFAANVLPGVTGARKLAQGVELDLMELDEAAF
- a CDS encoding M18 family aminopeptidase, with the translated sequence MSEPSRFDRGHTDDLMTFLAASPSPYHAVANTAERLEKAGFRQVAETDAWDGSSGGKYVIRGGAIVAWYVPEGAAPHTPFRIIGAHTDSPNLRVKPLPDSGAHGWRQVAVEIYGGPLLNSWLDRDLGLAGRLTLRDASTRLVDIDRPLLRVPQLAIHLDRAVSSEGLKLDKQRHLQPIWGLGDDVRDGDLIAFLEQENGLAPGEVTGWDLMVHSVEPPAYLGRDRELLAGPRMDNLLSVHAATAALTAVSTAELPYIPVLAAFDHEENGSQSDTGADGPLLGGVLERSVFARGGSYEDKARAFAGTVCLSSDTGHAVHPNYAERHDPTHHPRVNGGPILKVNVNNRYATDGSGRAVFAAACERAGVPFQSFVSNNAMPCGTTIGPITAARHGIRTVDIGVAILSMHSARELCGANDPFLLANVLVAFLEG
- a CDS encoding GlxA family transcriptional regulator; the protein is MAQGSSQHRRAHRVAVIVDEGTNPFEVGVATELFGLPRPELGLPGPLYEVALCTPTREVRMNHGFFTMTGTAGLDAVDGADTLVVPGRPDNVVPRAAAVLDAIRRTHARGARVLSFCTGSFALAEAGVLDGLRATTHWMWADTFRARHPRVRLEPDVLFVDEGRILTAAGSAAALDLGLCLVRRDHGAEIANAVSRRLVFAAHRDGGQRQFVERPVPEIPDESLGPVIAWAQERLGEPLTVADLAARAAVSPATLHRRFRTQLGTTPLAWLTGERVALACLLIERGEERLDVVAARCGLGTAANLRARLRRETGLSPSDYRRRFGPRAGEPLLS
- a CDS encoding cupin domain-containing protein, which produces MTQQREPVSLPAALASFAERWSPRIATTVNDYDVRVTHVEGEHLWHTHDHTDEFFLVLSGELHISLREGAGERTVVLPPLSVFTVPRGTEHKPYAPVPTDILLLEPSGTSTVGDRHEDVPGHVDVTTGHALG
- a CDS encoding DUF6458 family protein, whose product is MGLGGCIILIAVGAILAFATDWEMEGVNLDLVGIILMIVGLIGVTTFSSIARRRRVVVPPSTPVISEDHHRRDGYDGYGS